In Microcebus murinus isolate Inina chromosome 20, M.murinus_Inina_mat1.0, whole genome shotgun sequence, the following are encoded in one genomic region:
- the CENPBD1 gene encoding LOW QUALITY PROTEIN: putative CENPB DNA-binding domain-containing protein 1 (The sequence of the model RefSeq protein was modified relative to this genomic sequence to represent the inferred CDS: inserted 1 base in 1 codon; deleted 2 bases in 2 codons; substituted 2 bases at 2 genomic stop codons) has protein sequence MPGKRPLNATVXPSTKRERKAITLDTKLEMLRRFEAGEKLSEIAKALGLAVSTVATIRDNKEKIKASSQIATPLRASLLTRCXNAIMENMKRLLSGWLECALECHCHSGEGXEFNDLQCEQGESSQTEKFSASKGWFMRFKEFHCLSHFEINSTDPRNNKDEYPKVLKSIIEEGKYAPPKTSF, from the exons ATGCCCGGGAAAAGGCCCCTAAATGCAACTG ACCCAAGTACCAAAAGGGAACGGAAAGCAATTACCCTTGACACCAAGTTAGAAATGTTAAGACGATTTGAAGCAGGTGAAAAGCTCAGTGAGATCGCAAAAGCCTTAGGCCTCGCTGTCTCTACAGTGGCGACCATCcgagataataaagaa aaaatcaaagcgaGTTCACAAATAGCT ACTCCCTTGAGAGCCTCCCTGTTGACTCGATGTTGAAATGCAATCATGGAGAACATGAAGCGATTGTTGAGCGGGTGGCTGGAATGTGCCCTTGAGTGTCATTGTCATTCAGGAGAAGGCTAAGAGTTTAACGACTTACAGTGTGAACAAGGAGAAAGCTCTCAAACGGAGAAGTTTAGTGCAAGTAAAGGGTGGTTTATGAGATTCAAGGAGTTTCATTGTTTGTCCCACTTCGAGATAAACAGCACAGATCCCAGAAATAACAAGGACGAGTATCCAAAAGTGCTGAAAAGCATCATCGAAGAAGGTAAGTATGCCCCCCCCAAGACAAGTTTTTAA